The sequence below is a genomic window from Deltaproteobacteria bacterium.
GGCCCCTTCGTACCAAGTGCCCCAATGCATCATGCGCGGCTCCATGCCGAGCAGGGTGTTGGTGGCATAGGTCGGGTAGGGTGCGCCCTGGGCGTTGCTTTCGTAGAACCACAGCTTGATGGCTTGGGCGAACTGCCCCGGCCACTCGGCGCGGCCGTACACCTCCCAGGTTTCGTCGTACCACTTGTCGTAGCATTTCAGGCACACGGCGAAGATGCCGAGAGCGGGATTGAGGGTCGCGACGTTATCGGTTGTCGGCGCCGTCGTATCCATGATGCGCGCCTTCCAATCCGGATCACCGTCTTGCATCCAGCGCGAATGCCGGGCGATAGCGGGGTAGGAGCTGGGGTCGGGCTCGTCGAGGGCGAAAACCACGGCGCGGTCGAACCAGCCGCGGCTTTTCAGGTGCGCGGCCCAGGCCGCCGCCAACGCGGTGTACTGCGACTGCGTGCAGGCCGCCTCGTAGCCCCAGGTCACTCCCGGTGAGAAAGGCGGTTCGAGCCGGCTGCTGGGGACGCCGTCGCTCCAGTAGGTTCCATCCAGGTACGGCTGTAGTGCGGCGTCGTAAGCGCTCCAGTCACTCGACGGGGCGCAGCCGTTGCCGGGATCGGGCACGAAGTGGGCGCCGGTATCGACGCGGTGAGCGTGGGCCAGCTCTTCGTAGCGTTTCACGATGGTGCGAGCGCGCGCATTCCAATCGAGCCAACAACTGCTGCCGGAGCATTGGTAGGTGCCACTGTGAAAGTTGCTAACGGCGTCGCCGCTCATTTGGAAGTAGGTGCTAACCGCGCGCATATCGGGCAGCACGAAATCCCACACCGTGACTGCGACCGTAACCGGCACCGGGGTCTGGCCCGTTGCCGTCACCGTCACGCTGCCGGAGTAAGTTCCCGCCGGCGTGTCGGCGGGTATGAATAGATCCATCCAGACAGGTTGGTTGAGCCCCGCGGCAACCGCGAACGGGGCGCCGGCGGGACTGCCCGAATAAGGGTCGCGCAACGGAATCAGCGGGTCGGGAATGCGCCCGTCGCCCGTGGGCGAGTTGTCGGGCACGGGCAGCGTACCGCCATCGTCGCCGACGCCGGTGAAATCAATAAACGCTTCCCGGAAGAAGGTGATGCTGGAAGCGGCAATGATATGCCCGGAACCGTCACTCAGATCAGTGGCCGCGAAGTCGACCCCGGCGACGGTGCCGCCATCGGCGCGCACCACGATCTGGTACGCTTCGTACGATCCCCGCGCACCTTCCAGGGCGATTGACGTGCCGCCTGCCGGTGCGGTGGTGGGTTGGACCTTGTTGGCGACACTCTGCGTCCACACTGTCATCGTTGTTGACGCTGCGGCGGGCAGCCAACGGCACATTACCAGCAGCGTGAGATGCACAACCAATTTCGACATGACACGGTGATTCATCGTCAACCTCATTCGCAATGAAGTCCCGATAAACAAAAGGCGTGCCCATCGCTCACACCACGGGAACCGCCTTTGTCGTCATCGGTTGTCTGTTCCCACCTCGGGCCACAACTGGTCCTCGGCAGCGCGATGCCAACTTGCGGTAGCCGTCGGCTCGTCGACTCAGGGCACGGGCCTGGCAAGGTCGTCACGCAAGCTACCGCGTGCAGGGTGAGGCGAACAGGATGGGCAGGCCACGAGGACGGGCGCGCGGCAAGAGCTTGCAACGGTCGCCCCGCACGCGCTACGGGTGTTTAATGAAGAAATCGAAGAGCTTGGTGCTGGTGGCCGGTGCGCTGGCCTGCGGGGAGAGCGGGCAATGATGAGCGGGTTTACCGGCAAAGTCGCGATCATCACCGGTGGAGCGTCAGGCATCGGCCGCGCCCTGGGCGAGGAGTTGGCCGGCCGCGGCGCACGCGTGGTGCTAGCCGACCGCAACGGCGCGCAAGCGCAAGCGGTGGCCGGCGCCATCACCGCCGGCGGCGGCGCAGCGCAGGCGGCCACCGTTGATGTCTGCGATGCCGGCGCGGTCCTCACGCTGGTCACGCAAACCGCCACTGCATACGGGCAATTGGACTACTTGTTCAACAACGCGGGTATCGCCCTCGCCGGCCGCACTCGCGACATGACGGTGGCGGACTGGAACCGGCTGATCGACGTCAACGTGCGCGGCGTGGTGCACGGGGTCATGGCGGCTTATCCGCTGATGATTACGCAAGGCTTTGGCCACATCGTGAACACCGCTTCCGTCGCCGGTCTGGCGCCGGCGCCCGGTTTCACCGCTTACGCCGCCACCAAGCACGCGGTCGTGGGCCTGTCGACCTCCCTGCGCAGCGAAGCTGCCCGGCACGGCGTGCGCGTGAGCGCCGTATGTCCGGGGTTCATCGACACCCCGATCAAAGACACCATGCCGCTGCTCAACGTCGATCGTGCGGCCGTGCTCAAGAGCCTCCCGGTCAAGCTGCATTCGCCGGTGGCCTGCGCCCGCGCCATCCTGCGCGGAGTGGAGCGCAACCAAGCCATCATCGTCGTCACCGCTTTTGCCAAACTTGGGTGGCTGCTCTACCGGCTGTCGCCGGCACTGATAACGCGGCTGTTGGAGTTGGGCGTGCGGCGAAGCCCGCTGCTGGCCGACTGAGAGCCGGCCGAAGCGGTCCAAGGGTCGCAGACCCCTCACTTGCGCTTGAGCCCGCAGGCGGAGCGCGCCGTTATGCCACCGTCCCGAAGTCCGCAACCAGTGCGGCACCGTTGACCATGCGGGCCTCGTCCGAGGCCAAGAAGGCGATGGTGCGCGCGATGTCGATCGGCTCACCCATCTGCGTCGGACTCGGCGGGCAGTAGTACAGAATGAGTTGGGTCTCGAAATCCGGCCGCGGCACAAAGTTGTGGACGATGGGCGTGTTCACCCCGCCCGGACAGACGCAGTTGGCGCGCAAGCCGCGGGTGGCGAACTCGACCGCGACCGCCCGGGTCAGATTGAGCACGCCCGCCTTCGAGGCGCAGTAATGGGAGTTGTAGGCCTGGCCGCGCAAGCCGGCGATCGAGGCGACGTTGACGATGCTACCGCCCGGCTGCTTCAGCAAGTGTTCGATGGCCACGCGCATGGTGTAGAAGGGCCCGTTGAGGTTCACGCCGATCACCCGCTGCCACTCGGTTTCGTCGAGTTCCTCGAAGCGCAGCGAGCGGCCGACGCCGGCGGCGTTTACCAGCACGTTGAGCGCGCCGAATGCCTTGAGCGCATCCGCGATCGAGGCCTTGACCGAGTTGAGGTCGGCCACATTACACAGGCCGCCTTCGGCGCGGCCCCCCGCCGCGCGGATGGCAGCGAGAGTCTCGCGCACGCCCTCTTGGTTCACGTCGACGGCGAACACCTTGGCCCCTTCGGCCGCAAACAACTCGGCGGTGGCGCGGCCGATACCCGAGGCCGCCCCGGTCACGTACACAACTCGATCCTTGAAGCGCATGGTCATGAAACAACATCTCCCTTTGTCAAACTCTTGCGGGCAAAGCCTGAGCGGCCGCAGCTGCGCCGGGTGGGATCACAGGGGCCAGCCCGGAGTCGCCAACCACCCCGCCCGCGGGCGCTGGTGGTTAACAACTGTTAGCCTATAGCTGAAGAGCCTGTCAACTGACCGGAGGATGACGGGTGTGCGACAAATCTGTTGGTAATGTGAGCCGACCGGGCAAATCCTCACCAGCCTGACAGTACTGTGTACTGTCAGGCCGAGGCCCATGGCCGAAAGGGACGCAATTCGTCATTCCCGCGAAAGCGGGAATCCACGGCACCGGCTCGCTACGACCCGCCACTAGAGCTCTCGCCAGTCCGGGTTCTGAGCTTCGATCAGCTCGATCTTCCAGGCGCGGCGGCACTTCTTCAGCTGCTTCTCTGAGCGTCACCACCAAACTGGATTCCCGCTTTCTCGGGAATGACGGCCATAACACCGAACCACGTTACCCACAAATTTGTCGCGCACCCATCAGGCGCCGGGGTGCGTGGCTGCTCCGGCCCGAGCGATGGTTGCGCGAGCGGCGCCGGACACCGGGCGGGCTTACCACACGCCGCGCAGTAGACGCCACGGGGTTCGCTGCATGTACGCCGCGTAGGCTTCACCGCGCGCGGCCGACAGTCGCCCCTCTTCCATCGGAATGAAGGCGATGAAGGTGCCGCCGAGCAGCAGGCACCAGAGCAGCTGCGCCAGATTGGGATGCATCACCACTGAACACAACCCGGCCAGAATCACCGCCCGGTACTGCGGGTGGCGCACCTTGGCGTACTGGCCCTCGGTGAATAGGGGCGTCTCCTCGCCGTGCGAGTGCGTCATCGCCCCACCTGGCACCCCGAGCAGGCCGTCGAGCATGGTGAACGTCGCCCCTTCGAAGAAAGCGATCAAGGCCACGAGAAAGCCAACCATGGCGGCGAAGCGCAGCGGCTCCGCCACGGCCAACGCTCCGCCAGGAGCCGACCGGTGAAACCACAGCAACGCCAGCCAGGTTGCCACCGTGACCGCAATGTACACCTGACGCTCGATCAGAGTGCCGGCCTTGCCGTAGACGGCCCGCTTGAACCCATCGCTGGTCATCACCAGGTGCGGCGCAATGAAGGCCGTGTACAGCATCAAGTTGAACAGATGGTTGGCCCAAGGAGCCGCGGGATCGTAACGAAACCCATTCAGGATCGCGGCAAAGATGGAGAACAGACCAAAGTAGCCGAAGACCCGATACACAACGGTCATGACTCGCCTCCCCGGCCGCTAAGTTGCTTAAGCGTGCGGCGTAATCGCCCGCACCAGCGGCCGTCAGTTGTTTATTTGAGCTTCACCATAGAGCAATGAGCGAAGCCCAGTCAACTAGGGTCGCTGCTGCCCGTGGCTGGCGAGTGGTCAACAAACCGGGAAACGCCGAAAGGGCTCGCCGTATAGTCAGGCTGGTCGCGAGTGCATTTGCGTTCCTGGGTTCACCTTCGCGCTTGTGGGAATGGCGCACACCAAAATCGCGCGATTTGCGGCACCACGGACTTGAAAATGTGTATTGATTCCAGCTGGTGCCGATATTGCTGCAAGCGCATCCACGTCCGGCGTGCCTTGCGTGACCGCCAGGGCGTTTGCATCTCGCAGCTATTTCGGTTTTACGACTGTTTTGGGAGGGACAGACGATGAAACTGCAAAACAGGGGAACCATCAAGTTGCTTCTGGTAGCCGGCTTGTTCCTGTCCGTGCTCACACTGGCGGGCTGTGGCGGCGACGACGGGGCGCAAGGACTGCAAGGGCCGAGCGGCCCGCAAGGGGACAGCGGACCCACCGGCCCACAGGGCGGTAGCGGACCTTCAGGACCAACTGGGCCGCAGGGTGGCAGTGGACCTTCGGGACCAACGGGACCGCAAGGCGACACCGGACCGAGCGGCCCTTCGGGACCAACGGGACCGCAGGGTGACACCGGACCGAGCGGGCCTTCGGGTCCAACTGGACCACAGGGCGACACCGGACCGAGCGGGCCTTCGGGTCCAACTGGACCGCAAGGCGACACCGGACCGACCGGTCCTTCCGGGCCAACGGGGCCACAAGGTGACACCGGACCGACTGGTCCTTCCGGGCCAACAGGGCCGGGCGGAGACGATCTCACTCGGACCATCAATGAAGCGTGTGTGGTCTGCCACGGCGACGGCCGGATTGCCGACGTTGCGGCCTATCACCCCGGGCTGGTCGAGCCCGCGGCGGTCGTGGCTCGCATCGATGGCGTTGCGATTGCCGTTGATGGTGAGGCCCAGACCGCGCAGCTCACCGTCAATTTCACCGTTACCAATGCAGAGGGCGAGTACATCCGCCACCTCGGCGATGTTTCCCCAACCAATGCTACCCGCTTCGCCTACCTGCGCTTCGCCCTCGCCAAGCTGCAGCCGGCCGCGGTCGGCAGTGGCGACGCCGACACCTGGGTCAACTACACCACCGGCGATCGCACCCCCGCCAACCTCACCGATCACGGCGATGGTACTTACACCTATCTGTTCAACACCAACTTGTACTCGCTATACGACCCGGCCCCGGCCCACCGACTACTATTGATGGTGTTTGGCGACATCGTGCCGCAATCGAAGAACGTCACCTACGATTTTGTGCCGGCGCAACTCCCCGGCCCGTTCACCTTCGCCACCACCCGCAACATCGTGACGACCGGGGCTTGCGAAAGCTGCCACGACCGGCTGGGTAGCCCGCTAGGCGCCGCCAGTTTCCACAGCGGCACCCGGTACCTTATCGAGGGCTGCGCCACCTGTCACACGACTACTCTGGGCGACGGTGATGCGGAGTTCGCACCGATGGTGCACAAGATCCACGCGGCCAAGGACTTCGCTCTCGGCGACTTCTCCGAGGTGACCTATCCGCAGGATCTGCGCAACTGCGCTAAGTGCCACGCCGGTACGGACGGCGCGCACTGGAATACGCGGCCGACCATCACAGCCTGTGGTTCATGTCATGACAGCGTCAATTTCGCCACCGGCTCCGGCCACACCGGCGGCCCGCAGGCCGACAACAAGC
It includes:
- a CDS encoding SDR family oxidoreductase, whose amino-acid sequence is MTMRFKDRVVYVTGAASGIGRATAELFAAEGAKVFAVDVNQEGVRETLAAIRAAGGRAEGGLCNVADLNSVKASIADALKAFGALNVLVNAAGVGRSLRFEELDETEWQRVIGVNLNGPFYTMRVAIEHLLKQPGGSIVNVASIAGLRGQAYNSHYCASKAGVLNLTRAVAVEFATRGLRANCVCPGGVNTPIVHNFVPRPDFETQLILYYCPPSPTQMGEPIDIARTIAFLASDEARMVNGAALVADFGTVA
- a CDS encoding OmcA/MtrC family decaheme c-type cytochrome produces the protein MKLQNRGTIKLLLVAGLFLSVLTLAGCGGDDGAQGLQGPSGPQGDSGPTGPQGGSGPSGPTGPQGGSGPSGPTGPQGDTGPSGPSGPTGPQGDTGPSGPSGPTGPQGDTGPSGPSGPTGPQGDTGPTGPSGPTGPQGDTGPTGPSGPTGPGGDDLTRTINEACVVCHGDGRIADVAAYHPGLVEPAAVVARIDGVAIAVDGEAQTAQLTVNFTVTNAEGEYIRHLGDVSPTNATRFAYLRFALAKLQPAAVGSGDADTWVNYTTGDRTPANLTDHGDGTYTYLFNTNLYSLYDPAPAHRLLLMVFGDIVPQSKNVTYDFVPAQLPGPFTFATTRNIVTTGACESCHDRLGSPLGAASFHSGTRYLIEGCATCHTTTLGDGDAEFAPMVHKIHAAKDFALGDFSEVTYPQDLRNCAKCHAGTDGAHWNTRPTITACGSCHDSVNFATGSGHTGGPQADNKLCSVCHPPSGGLSPIIDAHLTVESTPNNPSVPTGLTNFEYVIDGVTVNESNQAVVTFHINKDGVALDLSTYPPTGFTGGPSFLVAYALPQDGVVAPVDYNNRGRSAAQPASVSLASLVSSLTGTADSYTATLTSAAFPAGATMRAVALQGYFTQTAAFDQNGDGTKDNIGRHSYSVVKPVTGDAVRRAVVDEAKCLACHEILELHGGNRVNNPQVCVICHNPNLSSSGRGAEKRCSVTTSTVCASSADCPATETCGYLLSATDRDKLDDAGYDPDNPLGYPEASNSFKEMIHGIHAAAARTFPYQFVRDRGASGLFFYDWSEVTFPGIPSNCETCHKPGTYDADLPAGALVTTDVTTDGTNATPAAVRAARATVPNATDLVNSQTASACYPCHNRNPAAYHMGQNGGVIDAERAGAFGQ
- a CDS encoding SDR family NAD(P)-dependent oxidoreductase, which codes for MSGFTGKVAIITGGASGIGRALGEELAGRGARVVLADRNGAQAQAVAGAITAGGGAAQAATVDVCDAGAVLTLVTQTATAYGQLDYLFNNAGIALAGRTRDMTVADWNRLIDVNVRGVVHGVMAAYPLMITQGFGHIVNTASVAGLAPAPGFTAYAATKHAVVGLSTSLRSEAARHGVRVSAVCPGFIDTPIKDTMPLLNVDRAAVLKSLPVKLHSPVACARAILRGVERNQAIIVVTAFAKLGWLLYRLSPALITRLLELGVRRSPLLAD